A region from the Vicia villosa cultivar HV-30 ecotype Madison, WI linkage group LG3, Vvil1.0, whole genome shotgun sequence genome encodes:
- the LOC131657957 gene encoding uncharacterized protein LOC131657957 — protein sequence MSEKGTIWEGLMQERYGELNTRLWLHDDYGYNPKDSNWWRDIMLIGANPMGLMEKIIVKLGDGGKTLFWKSRWLGNRALADQFPGLYAEISNKFDTVSSMGNWNNNVWSWNIIQSEEVLGLEATGEYSDLVQVLLGIQPRQNIIDLVVWPFENSRVFTVKSCYRLLMQVQGEADLEDSQKCALKIIWGSRCPSKIKIFGWRLILDRLPTRKQLMRRRIITQPQEVTCAFCGQGEEEIAHIMLYCPKLKLLWLKIQGWLDIQIPYVENCSSHLIKSVEELGRSMSNKRAGVVWLTACWCIWNHKNNIVFNSAELDIDEIFLKTLWFSWWWLAIGAKDRILFGVHLAMVDCMIKTEISCNFFIWDYELDEIEWKCGIKTIDSSLVVDCNKGEDMIGYMKDFGKEFIKEFGKEYA from the exons ATGAgtgaaaaaggaaccatttgggaaGGCTTAATGCAAGAAAGATATGGGGAGTTGAACACACGGCTATGGTTACATGATGATTATGGTTACAATCCCAAAGATTCAAACTGGTGGAGAGATATTATGTTGATTGGGGCAAATCCCATGGGATTAATGGaaaaaattatagtaaaattGGGGGATGGAGGCAAGACGCTGTTTTGGAAGTCCAGATGGTTGGGAAACAGAGCTCTAGCAGATCAATTCCCAGGTTTGTACGCTGAAATTTCAAACAAATTCGACACTGTTAGCAGTATGGGAAATTGGAACAACAATGTATGGTCTTGGAACATTATTCAAAGTGAAGAGGTGTTGGGTTTAGAGGCTACTGGAGAGTATAGTGACTTGGTACAGGTGCTGTTGGGTATACAGCCAAGGCAGAATATCATTGATTTGGTTGTGTGGCCATTCGAAAATTCTAGAGTTTTCACTGTGAAGTCTTGTTATAGATTGCTTATGCAGGTTCAGGGGGAGGCTGATCTTGAGGATAGTCAAAAATGTGCTCTCAAAATTATATGGGGCTCTAGATGCccgtctaaaattaaaatattcggGTGGCGCCTTATTTTGGATAGACTTCCAACGAGGAAACAATTGATGCGTAGAAGGATCATTACCCAGCCGCAGGAGGTGACTTGCGCTTTTTGTGGTCAAGGCGAAGAGGAGATTGCTCATATTATGTTATATTGCCCCAAACTGAAGTTGCTGTGGTTGAAGATTCAAGGTTGGCTGGACATACAAATCCCATATGTAGAGAATTGCAGCAGCCATTTGATAAAAAGTGTGGAAGAATTGGGGCGTTCGATGTCAAACAAGAGGGCTGGAGTCGTGTGGTTGACAGCCTGTTGGTGCATTTggaatcacaaaaataatatagtatttaACAGTGCAGAGTTAGACATCGACGAAATCTTTCTTAAGACTTTATGGTTTTCTTGGTGGTGGTTAGCTATAGGTGCTAAGGATAGAATTCTAT TTGGTGTGCACTTAGCAATGGTGGATTGCATGATAAAG ACAGAGATTAGCTGCAATTTTTTTATTTGGGATTATGAGCTTGATGAAATCGAGTGGAAATGTGGAATTAAGACAATTGACAGTAGCTTAGTAGTAGATTGCAACAAAGGGGAAGACATGATTGGTTACATGAAAGATTTTGGAAAGGAATTCATAAAGGAGTTTGGGAAGGAGTATGCTTAG